Proteins from a genomic interval of Xanthomonas sp. AM6:
- a CDS encoding energy transducer TonB, whose amino-acid sequence MVRTQLPAPSFGIDLSRILALSAAIGLHLLALLLLLIPLSHVAPPQEPAKAEPRWQQPVVVPVTPAPPIPTVPTERKPVATQPRVPTATPVPTPVQAPLVDASPAPLPAAAADPAPAAVAEPSVPPGPANAPVAGMQLQYLRAPAPPYPRDALREGLQGSVLLRVLVGVDGQPLEVSIAKSSGHRILDQAAREQVLKRWKFHAALQQGVPVQAYGLVPVDFSLDH is encoded by the coding sequence ATGGTTCGCACGCAACTCCCCGCTCCCTCGTTCGGCATCGACCTGTCCCGCATCCTGGCGCTCAGCGCCGCGATCGGCCTGCACCTGCTGGCCCTGCTGCTGTTGCTGATCCCGCTCTCGCACGTGGCGCCGCCGCAGGAACCGGCGAAGGCCGAGCCGCGCTGGCAGCAACCGGTGGTGGTGCCGGTCACCCCCGCACCGCCGATCCCCACCGTGCCGACCGAAAGGAAGCCGGTCGCCACCCAGCCACGGGTCCCGACCGCCACGCCGGTCCCGACGCCGGTACAGGCGCCGCTGGTCGATGCCAGCCCGGCGCCGCTCCCGGCGGCCGCCGCCGACCCCGCGCCGGCGGCGGTGGCCGAGCCCAGCGTGCCGCCCGGCCCGGCCAATGCGCCGGTCGCCGGCATGCAGTTGCAGTACCTGCGCGCGCCGGCCCCGCCCTACCCGCGCGACGCGTTGCGCGAGGGCCTGCAGGGCAGCGTGCTGCTGCGCGTGCTGGTCGGCGTCGACGGCCAACCGCTGGAGGTCAGCATCGCCAAGAGCAGTGGCCACCGGATCCTCGACCAGGCCGCGCGCGAGCAGGTGCTGAAACGCTGGAAATTCCATGCTGCATTGCAGCAGGGGGTCCCGGTTCAGGCGTACGGGCTGGTGCCGGTGGATTTTTCGCTCGACCATTGA
- a CDS encoding TonB-dependent receptor gives MLCASVAGVLATAAAVPAAFAQEAATNLDRITVTGSNIPRTNTETPSPVQVVTRQEIDRTGKSTVAEYLQTLTSDGAGSIPKSFGNGFAGGGAGISLRGLGAGSTLVLLNGRRMATYGLADDGQKVFTDLSTIPLDAVERIDILKDGASAIYGSDAIAGVVNIILRSDFEGAILRGSYGMSGDSDGDTRKATLTAGTGNLANDGWNAFFSLDVGKSDAIKISDRKDRKWIGTGDIRRYGYGNDAQFLGGAFLSGGTRGGVGPNGSVFDDTGHLVALPGCAGVTTIPGQNDTTAQDQGCLWDPAQQYRDLSPEEKYVNVFARASFAFGEGGEIYTELGYSKKETVFSNTPSAVSGGWGFPGGPVNTNSGDRATVLYDGHPDNPLPYAARLRYSAWDVGPRVTDNTNEFNRFLVGVKGNWGEWSYDTAYLHSGTDLVNKRTGFLRNSAVQCVLGNPACAAGTWRIGDNAGLNSQALYDFISPTISATAKSSLDMFNFTVSRSLADLQGGPLGLAMGTEWRKTSNSLTPQTFTDIGDIIGLGYSAYDGTQNVYAGYAELSAPVLEQLELSAAVRYDKYESGDSKATPKLGVKWTPADWIALRASYAEGFRAPNPAENGDGGLSAFSNASDPVRCAIDPTECGARSVAIITRPNAALKPEESKSYSVGFVLQPTSTTSLTVDAWQIKRTNEIAQGSTEAAIAAGNVLRDSNDIGGVANSGSILAVNTAYVNANSSRVRGVDTDIRQTFEVGPGQLEMDLQWSHLLKFERTEAGDTVDYVGTHGNCDVTNCIGTPQDRVNFGTTWKQGNWSVSGVVNYISSIENKDRRGGDYLAFYADGSPVEKIASFTTFDLSGRWNITDAFELNASVQNVFDRIAPLDPTTYGGVNYNPLHFSGAVGRYFTVGAKYTFN, from the coding sequence ATCCTTTGCGCGTCCGTCGCTGGCGTCCTCGCCACCGCTGCCGCCGTCCCCGCCGCGTTCGCGCAGGAGGCGGCCACCAACCTCGACCGCATCACCGTCACCGGCTCCAACATCCCGCGCACCAACACCGAGACCCCATCCCCGGTCCAGGTGGTCACGCGCCAGGAAATCGATCGCACCGGCAAGTCGACGGTCGCCGAATACCTGCAGACGCTGACCTCCGACGGCGCCGGCTCCATTCCCAAGAGCTTCGGCAACGGCTTCGCCGGCGGCGGCGCCGGCATCTCGCTGCGCGGCCTGGGCGCCGGTTCCACGCTGGTGCTGTTGAACGGCCGCCGCATGGCCACCTACGGCCTGGCCGACGACGGCCAGAAGGTCTTCACCGACCTGAGCACCATCCCGCTGGACGCGGTCGAGCGGATCGACATCCTGAAGGACGGCGCCTCGGCCATCTACGGCTCCGACGCGATCGCCGGCGTGGTCAACATCATCCTGCGCAGCGACTTCGAAGGCGCCATCCTGCGCGGCTCCTACGGCATGTCCGGCGACAGCGACGGCGACACCCGCAAGGCGACCCTGACCGCCGGTACCGGCAACCTCGCCAACGATGGCTGGAATGCGTTCTTCAGCCTGGACGTGGGCAAGTCCGACGCGATCAAGATCAGCGACCGCAAGGACCGCAAGTGGATCGGCACCGGCGACATCCGTCGCTACGGCTACGGCAACGATGCCCAGTTCCTGGGCGGCGCGTTCCTCAGCGGCGGCACCCGTGGCGGCGTCGGCCCGAACGGCTCGGTGTTCGACGACACCGGCCACTTGGTCGCCCTGCCCGGCTGCGCCGGCGTGACCACCATCCCCGGCCAGAACGACACCACCGCGCAGGACCAAGGCTGCCTGTGGGATCCGGCGCAGCAGTACCGCGACCTGAGCCCGGAAGAGAAGTATGTCAACGTGTTCGCCCGTGCCAGCTTCGCCTTCGGCGAGGGCGGCGAGATCTACACCGAACTCGGCTACTCGAAGAAGGAGACCGTGTTCTCCAATACCCCTTCCGCCGTGTCCGGTGGCTGGGGCTTTCCCGGCGGCCCGGTCAACACCAACAGCGGCGACCGCGCCACCGTGCTCTACGACGGCCATCCCGACAATCCCTTGCCCTACGCCGCACGCCTGCGCTACAGCGCCTGGGACGTGGGCCCGCGCGTGACCGACAACACCAACGAGTTCAACCGCTTCCTGGTCGGGGTCAAGGGCAACTGGGGCGAGTGGAGCTACGACACCGCCTACCTGCATTCGGGTACCGACCTGGTCAACAAGCGCACCGGCTTCCTGCGCAACAGCGCGGTGCAGTGCGTGCTGGGCAACCCGGCCTGCGCGGCCGGTACCTGGCGCATCGGCGACAACGCCGGCCTGAACTCGCAGGCGCTGTACGACTTCATCTCGCCGACCATCAGTGCGACCGCCAAGTCCAGCCTCGACATGTTCAACTTCACCGTCTCGCGCAGCCTGGCCGACCTGCAGGGCGGCCCGCTGGGCCTGGCGATGGGTACCGAATGGCGCAAGACCAGCAACAGCCTGACTCCGCAGACCTTCACCGACATCGGCGACATCATCGGCCTGGGCTACTCGGCCTACGACGGCACCCAGAACGTCTACGCCGGCTACGCCGAACTGTCGGCGCCGGTGCTGGAGCAGCTGGAACTGTCGGCGGCGGTGCGCTACGACAAGTACGAGAGCGGCGACAGCAAGGCCACGCCGAAGCTGGGCGTGAAGTGGACCCCGGCCGACTGGATCGCCCTGCGCGCCAGCTACGCCGAAGGCTTCCGTGCGCCGAACCCGGCCGAGAATGGCGATGGTGGCCTGTCCGCGTTCTCCAATGCATCCGATCCGGTGCGTTGCGCGATCGATCCGACCGAGTGCGGCGCGCGGTCGGTGGCGATCATCACCCGTCCGAACGCGGCGCTGAAGCCGGAAGAGTCCAAGAGCTACTCGGTGGGCTTCGTGCTGCAGCCGACCTCCACCACTTCGCTGACCGTGGATGCGTGGCAGATCAAGCGCACCAACGAGATCGCCCAGGGCAGCACCGAGGCCGCGATCGCCGCCGGCAACGTCCTGCGCGACAGCAACGACATCGGCGGCGTGGCCAACAGCGGCAGCATCCTGGCGGTCAACACCGCGTACGTGAACGCCAATTCCTCGCGCGTGCGCGGCGTCGATACCGACATTCGCCAGACCTTCGAGGTCGGGCCGGGCCAGCTGGAAATGGACCTGCAGTGGAGCCACCTGCTCAAGTTCGAGCGCACCGAAGCCGGCGATACGGTCGACTACGTCGGCACCCACGGCAACTGCGACGTGACCAACTGCATCGGCACCCCGCAGGACCGCGTCAACTTCGGCACCACCTGGAAGCAGGGCAACTGGAGCGTCAGCGGCGTCGTCAACTACATCTCCAGCATCGAGAACAAGGACCGTCGCGGCGGCGACTACCTGGCGTTCTACGCGGACGGCAGCCCGGTGGAGAAGATCGCCTCGTTCACCACCTTCGACCTGTCCGGCCGTTGGAACATCACCGATGCGTTCGAACTCAACGCCTCGGTGCAGAACGTGTTCGACCGGATCGCTCCGCTGGATCCGACCACCTACGGCGGCGTCAACTACAACCCGCTGCACTTCAGCGGCGCGGTCGGCCGCTACTTCACGGTGGGCGCGAAGTACACGTTCAACTGA
- the rlmH gene encoding 23S rRNA (pseudouridine(1915)-N(3))-methyltransferase RlmH yields MKCRLIATGERAPAWVAQGFAEYRKRLSHWLPLELVEIEPGLRGKGRDAQRAIEDEGRRVLAALPKNALVVALDVPGKAHSSEQLAQRMEHWRGQGRDLALLIGGPEGHSPEVLAVASESWSLGPLTLPHMLVRLVVAEQLYRAAAMLANHPYHRA; encoded by the coding sequence ATGAAATGCCGACTCATCGCCACCGGCGAACGCGCGCCCGCCTGGGTCGCGCAGGGCTTCGCCGAATACCGCAAGCGCCTGTCGCACTGGCTGCCGCTGGAACTGGTCGAGATCGAACCCGGGCTGCGCGGCAAGGGCCGCGACGCGCAGCGCGCGATCGAGGACGAAGGCCGCCGCGTGCTGGCGGCGCTGCCGAAGAATGCGCTGGTGGTGGCGCTGGACGTGCCCGGCAAGGCGCACAGTTCCGAGCAGCTGGCGCAGCGCATGGAGCACTGGCGCGGGCAGGGGCGCGACCTGGCGCTGCTGATCGGCGGCCCCGAAGGCCATTCGCCGGAAGTGCTGGCCGTGGCCAGCGAATCCTGGTCGCTGGGGCCGCTGACCCTGCCGCACATGCTGGTGCGCCTGGTGGTCGCCGAGCAGCTGTACCGCGCCGCGGCGATGCTGGCCAACCATCCCTACCATCGCGCTTGA